In the genome of Streptomyces lydicus, the window GGACTTCCGCCGCGGCCTGATGGCCGAGCATGTCGCCGACAGCCCGGACGCGGCGCGGGCCGCCTACCGCCGTGCGCACGCCGGCGCCACCGCGCACGGCGACACCCTGCTGCTGTCCTTCACCTGGCGCCATCTGGCCGGGCTCGCGCTGCGCGACGGCGAGTTGGCGGAAGCCCAGCACGGTTTCGCCGAGTCCCTGCGGATCCGCGAGGAGCTGGGCTTTCTGGTCGGCACGGCACCGGCCCTCGCGGCACTGGCCGACGCCGCCCCGGACGCCGACGCGGACCGGCTGCGCGCCGAGGCGGCCCGGCTCTTCCGCCTGATGGGCGGCGTCCCCACCTGGCTCGCCGACCATCTGTCCACCGGCGTCACGGCGACCTAGGGAATATCCGCCACGCGGCCCCGGCGAATGCCGCCAGCGGCCCCGGCGAGTGCCCGCCAGCAGCGTCGGCGGATGCCCGCCACACTTACGTACGGCGGCCGGTCCTCCACTCTCCGTGGCGGGCCGGCCGCCTCGTTCGCCGTCACCCTCTCCCGCTCGATCCGCCGCCTGTGCCCCCTCGTTCCGTCACCGTCAACCCCTCATCACCGGCCATGCCGGATCTTTCGACGATTGGCCGGATTCCTGTGGTCCCGGCGGTGGATCGGCCGGGCCGCGGTGGTTGCGGCCCGGCCGGCCGCCGACGCGCCAGGGGAACCCTGAGGTGGGACTATGAGCCGAAGGCCCGGGGCAGGGATGTCTCACGACGCCCCACAGGCCCCGAGAATGGCCGCAAGTCGCACTGTGAGGCGGCAGCGGGGTATGGATGCTGGTCCGGGACCAGCCCGGCCCCACCCACTGGCACAGCCTTTCAGGAGGCCACATGACAGCAGGAGTGACCAACACGACCGCTGCGAGCGACTGGGGCAAGGCAGATTTCGAGGCGATCTACAACTGCCCGGATCCCCGTCGGTACTTCACCACACTGCACCCCCTGGACTACCAGATTCCGCACCACGGCCAAGCGGTGTTCCGCGCCGTGGCCGAGTCCCTGCAGCGGCACCGCAGCGACCGCCCGCCCTTGAACGTCGTCGACCTCTGCTGCTCGTACGGGGTCAACGCCGCACTGCTCAACCACGAGCTGTCCCTCACCGACCTCTACGGCCGCTATACCGTGAACGGCAAGGCGCAGCCGTCCACCGCCCAACTCCTGGAAGAGGACCGCACGTTCTTCGCCACCCGGCGGCGTGCCGAACCCCTCAGGGTGACCGGCATCGACGCGGCGGACCGCGCGGTCGGCTACGCCCGGGCGGTCGGCCTGCTCGACCACGGCTTCGCGGAGAACCTGGAATTCGACGACCCGAGCCCGGAACTGCGGAAGGTACTGGCCGGCACCGACCTGATCACCGTCACCGGCGGCGTCGGCTATATCTCCGCCCGCACCTTCGCCCGCCTCTTCGACTGTGTGTCCTCGCCGCCGTGGGTCGCCGCGTTCGTGCTGCGCGAGGTGTCCTACCGGCCGATCTCCGCCCTGCTGGCCCGGGCCGGCCTGGTGACGGAGAGACTCACCACCCGTACGTTCCGTCAGCGGCGGTTCGCCGACGGCAACGAGCGACAGGCGGCGTTCGAGGCGCTGGCCGCCCGCGATCTGTCCACCGCACACAAGGAAGCCGACGGCTTCTACCACGCCGATCTCTACCTCTCCCGGCCCGCCGCCGATGTCGCGGCGCTGCCACTGGAGGAACTGCTGCCCGGCTGAGCCGACGGCGCCGCCCGGCTGAGCGGTCGGCGGACCGGCTCAGTGCGGGTGGCGCGCCACCGACACGTGCTCGCGGGCGATCCGCTCGGCCACCGCGTACTCCTGGGCGACCAGGGCGTCGAGCAGCGCCGTGTGCTCGGAGGCGTCGGCCAGCAGCTCGGCGGTACGCCGCCGGGAGCCGCCGGCCGGCGGCCACTGCGCACGGCGGAGCAGATCGCCGGTGACCTCGGTGAGCCTGCGATTGCCGGTGAGCGACATCAGGGCGTCGTGGAAGGCGTGGTCGGCCTCGGCGTAGCCGACGCTGTCACCGCGGGCGGCGGCCGTGACGCCCGCGTCGGCGAGCGGGCGCAGCCCCTCCCAGCGCTCAGGAGGCAGCGCCCGCGCCAGCCGGACGATCGCGGGCACCTCCAGCATCGCCCGGACCTCGGCCAGCTCGGCGAGGTCGCGGGGGCTGCGCTCGGCGACCCGGAAGCCGCGGTTGGGCACGACCTCGACGGCGCCTTCCCCCGCGAGCTGCTGCATGGCCTCCCGGACCGGGGTCGCCGAGACGCCGTAGCGCTCGGCGAGCGCGGGCGCGGAGTAGACCTCGCCCGGGGCCAGCTCCCCGCCGACCAGCGCATGGCGCAGCGCGGCCAGCACCTGGCCGCGGACGGAGTGCCGCCGGGGCGCGGCGGGGCCGGTCTGCGCGGGCACCCACGCCCCGGCGCACGGCTCCCGTTCCGCTGTGCCCTGCTCCATGACGGTTCCTCCTGACGTTTCCAGCACCATAGGCGGCGCACGCCCCAGTTCAAATCCGGGGAGCCGTCCGGAAGTCGCCGGGAAGCCGCGCGGGCCACCGGGACTGACGTTCAGCGAGCACGGGTAAGCCTTCAGGTAAGGTAAGCCTTACCTGTCGACGATCGCGATTCGGTGGTCTCCCGCATGACTCGTGCCCCCGCCGCCCCGCCTGCCGTCCACCCCGTCGCCGAGGCCTACGCCCGGCTCTCCGCGGCCTTCCCCGGCCTGCGGGTGACCCTGTGGGACGCCGCCCCGCCCAGCGGCGACGGCTGGGTGTGCGCGGCCGGGCTCGCGGCCGGCGGCGAGAGCCTGGATGCCTTCCTCGCCTGGGACGACGCGCAGATCGTGCGGGATTACGGACAGCGCGCCCGTCCGGACGTCATCGCGAGCTTCGCCCTGCACCGCTACGCCTGGCCCGCCTGCCTGCTGATCACCCTCCCCTGGTTCCTGCACCGCCGGGTCCCGCACCTGCCCGTGCAGGACGTCTCCTTCCAGCGCGAGCTGGGCAGGATGGCGGTGCGGATCAGCACCTTCAGCTGCCTCCCGGACGACCCCGCCGCGGCGCGGCCCGGCGCCCGGGTCGTACCGGACGAGGAGGCCCTGCGGGCGGAGGTACGGGCGGCGGTGGCCCAGCACCTCCGGCCCGTGCTGGAGGGCTTTGGCACCCGGATGCGGCGCGGGCCGCGGGCGCTGTGGGGCATGGCGTCCGACGAGGTCGTGGAGGGCCTGTGGTACCTCGGGCACCTCCTGGGCGAGGAGCCACGCGCCGTGGCCGAGCTGGAGTTGCTGCTGCCGGGCGCCACCGCTCCGTACGTGGGCGGTGCGGGATTCCGCGAACTGACCGGGCCGCGCGGCCGGTCGCTGGCGACCCGGGACCGTGCCAGCTGCTGCATGTTCTACACACTGCGCCCCGAGGACACCTGCGTCACCTGCCCGCGCACCGCGGACGAGGAGCGCATCAGGCGCCTCACCGCGGGCACTTGACCTCTGCGGCGGGCCGGGTCGAGCCCGCCGCCCCGCGCCGCACGGGCGGCACGGGGAACGGTGCCCGCGGGGAGGTGCACCGGGGTTACAGGCTGGGCAGATCGAAGAAGATCATCGGGTTGTGGCGGCTGTCGCGGACCGGCTCGTCGAGCCCGAGGCCCTTCTTGATCTCGGCTATCTCCGCGTACTCCGCCGGGGACTTGGCCGGCGACGGCGTGAAGAACTCCACGTTGTTCTCGGCGAGCCACTTGACGATGACGGAGCCCTCGCTGAACGGCTTGGGGCGACGCCCGTGGTAGACGTCGTGCACGCTGGTGGGCGTGCCGCCGGGCACGGCCGGGAACAGGTTCTCTATGTACCAACGGGCAAAGCGCGCACCGTGGTCGGCGTCGATGAACAGGTAGTCGACATCCTGCGGAATGCTGCCCAGATTCTCGCGGACATCGCCCTTGGTGAAGGTCCACTGGCCGGTCAGCTCACCCGGCACATTGCGCACCACGTGGTCCACGATGTCGAACGAGTACAGATGTCCGGTGCCGTTGTCGCGCAGCGCGCTCAGCTGCCAGATGGTGGACCAGCCGTAGAAAGTGCCGATCTCCACCACCTTCGCGGGCCGCAGCTCGCGCAGCCGCATGTAGGAGATCTCCGCCTCCACGTCGTCCAGCTGAGCCTTCATGGCCTTGCCGCGCTCCCTCAGGAGACTGCGCTGGGCGTCCTTGACCTTCCTCAAGTCGGCCTCGTACTTGGTGTACAGAGTGCGCAGCGAATCGAGAGAGAGTGCTTCCATTGCTCCTCCAAGGAATACCGGAAGGGCCGCTCCGGCCGCTTCCGTGACGTTCGGACGGGCCGGCCCGACGGCTTGCGAGCGGTACGCCCGCGCCCGGTCCATGGCGTGTTCTCCGCCTCACGGAAGGCGGTACACAGCACCACGAGCACGATCGCGGATACCGGTACCCAGCCGATGCGGACCGGCACCCACGGCGGGTGATCGGGATTGACGTGCAATCCCGACAACGGCCGCCCCGTTCCGGGGGAGGTCACCGTGACCGTGAGCATGGCCGTCTGATGCCAGAGAAAGATCGTGATCGCCGAAAGGTTTATCACGGTCGCTCCTGCCCAGGCGAATTGCCCGGGACGGCCCCGTAGTTCCTTCCCCGGCAAGGCACCTGACGCCAGGGCGAAGGCCGGTCCACCGGGCGCCACAGCGGACCACACCGCAGCATCGCGGCACCGCACCAGGCCGGGCCGGAGGTGACTGCGACGAGGGTGACTGACCTGCTTCAACTCACGTTCACCCGCGCGCAGTTGTCTGCCGTCCGCCCGGACGTGGGCGGACGGCAGTGACCACACCCCTGCGACTTCCACCCTCACAGTTGCTCGGTGGCCATGCGCTGTCCGCCGGCGTCGAGAATGACGAGGTTCCTCGCCACCCCGGGCCCGTCGTCTGCGTCCCACCACTGTGCGAAGGCGGCGGCGAACTCTTCGGCCTCGGCCCGTGAGCTGTAGTCGGTGGACACTTCAACGTCATAGTCGGCGCGGGTGAGTTCGACGGTGAACACGCGGCCGGCATGACGGGCGGTCGCTGTATCGCCCTCATTCCGTGCCCATGCCTGGAAGCCTTCGAGGAGCCGCGGATTCAACTCTCTTTTGGTGAGAGGGCGAGCCGGGGGATGCTGCGGGGCGTCGCCGACCCCGTCATGGCAGCCCTTCACCCAGGACCCGCGGTCCTGGCCGGCCTTGGCTCCCGCCTCAAGGGCACGACGGGCGCAGCCGCCCCCCACCACCTCGCGTACCGCGGCGCCTTTGCCGCCCGCGTCATGGAGCGTCCGGCCTGCCTCGTACCCCGCCTCATAGGCCTTCCTGAAGTCGGGTAAGGCAGTGGGACGCTTTCCGGCCGGGCTTGCCGCACGTGCGCCACCGGAGGTCGGTGCGTCGGCGGAGGCCGGTGTGCCGTCCGTGCCGCACGCCGATACCGCCACGAATCCCGCGGCCACCGCCGCGGCCGCCGCCGTGCGCCGCAGTAAATGGCCTTTCCCCGTACGTGGACTCATTCCTCGGGCTCCAAACATAGGCGCGACTCAACTCAAGGGGTGAGAGCCCGCAAACCGCGCCCTTGGTTCCCACGCCCGGGGCTGGGTGACGGCGCTGTCCGTACTGGCCTCGGCGGTCACCGGTAGCGCCGTGCCAATGGCCGGGGCCCGGGTGTTCCTCGGTCTCGGTACCCGTCCGCCCGACGCCCCGGAAGGAACAACGGGCAAGGCGGAGGGACCGGAGGCCCGCGGCGGGCACCTGACCGCATCCCGGAATCCATGCTCGCGGCCCCGGCACTCCTGCTCGCCGGGGTGCCGGCGGCGGGACTCGCGCCCGGCCTGCGCGCCAGGTCAGGGTCCTCGTCGCCGCTCCTCGCGCGTACCTGCGCGGCGGTCCGTACCGGCGCCGTCTCCACTCGCCCCCTCTTGCGTCCTGCGACGCCCGGAGCCGTGCCGCAGGCCGGCCATGATGCCCTGGTCGGCCCTCCCGTGTCGCGCGCGCGGTGGTTTCGGCGTGAAGTGGAGAGGGCGCCCGGCCGTGGAGGTGCCGCAGGCCGGGCAGCAGAACAGCGACGGCCGCTCCCGCAGGAACGCCTCAGGAACCCATGAGGAGCATCGCAAGGCCCCCGGCCGCTGACCCGGCCCACCGGGCCCGTCGTCCGCGGCACCGTGAGCGAGTGCCCTGACAGAGAGAACGGCCAGGACAGCAATGCACGACAACAGCGGCGAACCGACGGCCACACCGCATCCGAGGGTGTGCGAACTGTGCGGCACGGCCATCCACCGGACCTCGCAGGTCTCCGGCCGGGTCCGCGACTCCTCCTGGATCCACCCTTACGACTCGGAGCAGGACGGTGAACGGCTCCTGGCCGCCTGCAGCCCCGGCCACCTCGACCAGCTCCGGCAGCGCTACCGCCGGCGGCCGTTCGTCAAAGAAGAGCTCTGGGCGGGAAAGATCGACCGTGCCCTGCGCGCACAGCCCGACCTCGACGAGGAAGAACTCGCCGATGTCACGGGGCTGAACTTTATCCAGATCGAACACGCGCTCACCTGGGAGAGCGAACGCTTCCTGGAGGAACGGGCCGCACGAGGCGGTCACGAGGGGCCGGACGGCGGATCCGGCAGACCGAACACCCAGGGACTGAACTGACACCGGGACACCCAGGGGCCGCACTGACACCGGGCTCGCCCCCAACCGGCACCGGGTCCGCCCTCACCCACACAGCTCCCCCGGGCCGTCCCTCAGCGGTCTTGCCTCTGGACGGCCTCGGGGGTGACGGGCGTGAAGAGGTTGATCAGATTCCCGTCGGGATCCCGGAGGAGGAGCGAGCGGTTGCCCCACGGCATCGTCGTCGGCTTCTGGACGAACTCGTCGCAGAGGGACGTCAGACGCGCGTACTCCGCGTCGACGTCGGCGACACGGAACTCGGTGATCACCGTGCGGTTGGCGGCCGGCTCGGCACTGCCGGCGCCGAACAGCGCCACCGTGCGCTCACCGGCGAGCGCAAGCGTGCCCGACTCCGTCACGAGCTCGGCGAACTCGGGGGTCGACCATGTCGCCGGAACGCCGGTGACCTGTTCGTAGAACGCGACGAGGCGAGCGACGTCACGGGTGATCACGCGGAGCGAAACCAGGTTCATCAGGGGCCTTCCTGTCAGAAGTGACGCGTCTGTCAGAAGTAACGCGCCGGTCAGAAGTGACACACCGGTCAGAAGTGACGCGGGATGGAGGAACGCCTCGAACGCTAGGACCTATACCGGACAGAATCCGCCCGGTATATACAGCAGACTTGCCGGAGTGACCACATCGACCACTCGGGTGCTCGCCCTGCTGGAGATCCTGCAGGGCGGCGGCACCCGCACCGTTCCCGACCTGGCCGCCTGCCTCGGCGTCGACGAACGCACCGTCCGTCGCTACGCCGGCCACCTGCTGGACCTCGGCGTGCCCGTCGACTCGGTGCGTGGCCGCTACGGCGGATACCGGCTCGCCCCGGGGTACCGGATGCCCCCGCTGATGCTCACCGAGGACGAGGCCCTGGCCGTTCTGCTCGGGCTGCTGGCCGCACAGCGGGCCGGGCCGGTCACCACGTCCGCCGCGGCGAGCGAGAGCGCCGCGGCAAAACTGCGGCGCGTCCTGCCCAAGTCCCTGGGGCGACGGCTGGCAGCGCTGCCGGCGACGGCCGATTTCACCGCGCAGCCCCGCCCCGCCGCCGCACCGGACACCGGAGTGCTGCTGGGGCTTGCCGAGGCCGCACTCCATCAGCGGCCGGTGGCCCTCACCTACACCGACCGGAAGGGCCGCGGCAGCGACCGCACCGTCCTGCCCTACGGCCTGGTGGCGCACTCCGGACGCTGGTACCTGACCGGCGCGGACCCAGCGGCCGGGGAGGGGGAGGTACGTACCTTTCGGCTGGACCGGATCACCGCCGCCACCGTGCAATCCGGCTCGTTCGACGTCCCGCCGGCCTTCGACCCGGTGACCACGGTCCTGGACAGCCTCGCGCAGACCCCCTGGAGGCACGAGGTGTCGCTGCGCATCCACGACAGCGTCCGGCACCTCCGCCGCCATCTCCCGGCCGACATCGCCACCCTGTCCCCGATCCCGGATGCGGCGGCACCCGAGGGCACCGGCCCGGGCGACACCGAACCGGCCGATACCGACCCGACCGACACCGACCCGGCCAACGCCGACCGGGCAGCCGCCAACAGGACCCACCCCGACAGCCCGGCCCGCCCGGCACCGGCCGACGACCCCACCGGATGGGTCCGCGTCCGGATCCGGGCCGAACGACTGGACTGGATTCCCCCCGTACTGGCCGCACTGGACCGCCCGTTCGTCATCGAACACCCCGCGGAACTACGCACCCGTGTGAAGGAACTGGCCCACCGCCTCGTCGCTCACGCCGCCGCCGGCCAGGAGAGCCCGCCGGGCCCTGAGGCCGGCTGACGGGCCGGAGCACCACCACTGCCGACTGCCGACTGCCGACTGCCGGGGACCAAAGGCGGGGGACCGAAAGTCGGGGACCAAAAGTCGGGCCACCGCGTTCCACTTCCTCCCTGGGACGCCTGGGACACATCATCGGCCAACTCGTCGGAAACGCTGAGCGACGCAGGGTCACGCTCCGGTGAACCTGCAGATCTCTCGAGGAGAATCCGATGATTCGACGCATGATGCGCAGCGGTGTGGTCGCCGCGGTTGCCGCCCTCGCCATGGTCCCCGCGGTGGCGTTCGCCGACTCCTGTCCGCACCCCGCCGCCGGCCGGTACTCCGCGCAGCAGGACACGGCAGCGATGACGACCACTCATGCGTACGGCCGCGTGGTGACCCCGAACGACGTGCGTCTGAACGTCCGTTCGGGGCCGGGCACCGCCTACCCCGTGGTCGGCACCGTACGCGCCGGCCGGGTGCGGGCCCTCGCCTGCAAGACCCACGGCGGCTCGGTGCAGGGCCACCACCGCTGGTACCGGCTCACGCACCACCGGGGCTTCGTCTCCGCCCACTACGTCCACGCCTCCCGCGCGGTCCCGTGGTGCCGGGTCCTCGGCAACTGACGCCGCCGTCCGCGGTGACACCTCAATGATCGCCGGCTGCCCGCCCGTTCGAGGGGGCGAGCGGGCAGCCGGTCCGAGCTCTTGGAGCGCGTGATGGTCACAGAGACAGATGTGCAGGGACCGGGGCCGGTACCGGGACCGGGGCGCAGGGCCGTGTGCCGCCTCGGGCTGAGTGCGGCGGCCGCTGCCGTGGTGCCGGCGGGGTGGGCGCTGGCGGCACCGGCTCCGAGCCGGAAGCTGCCCGCCCTGTCCGCGGCGGGCCGGCCGTTCCTCGCCGGGCGGCTGCGACACCCCACGGTGCTGCAGTCCTTCACCGTCGACGAACGGAAAGGGCATCTCTACGCCCTGCAGGTGGTGGCGGGCGGAGTCCGGCTGACGGGCGAGAAGACGGCACCTTCCCACGCACAACGCGCCGGCAACGGTGACCTGTGCCTGAACCGGCTCACCCTGGATGGCGCCGCGGCCGGGCACATGTACCTGAAGGGCTTCGGTCACGGCGGCTCGATCGGGCTGGAGGACTCCGCGGACGGCGTCACGCTGTGGACGGAGTGGGATGCCAATCCGGCGTCCGGCTACGGGCGCGGGGTGTGCCGCTTCCGTTTCGCGGACGGGCGGGTGCTGGAACGCGACAGTGGCGGACTCGGCACCTACCACCCCGTCATCGGCTCCACCAGCAATGCCCCCGCCCTCGATGTGACGCACCGGCAACTCCTGCTGCGGTACAAGCGGGACGGCATACCGAGGTTCGCCCTGTACGACCTGGACCGGTTCCGGGCCGGCTGGTTCCTCCCGCTGACCGACTTCGCCCAGCCGGGCGCCGGCCTCGCCCTGCCCTTCCAGGGCATGGCCGTCTACGGCACCTACGCCTACCAGCTCCTGGGCAGTGCGTACGGAACGGGAAATCCGGCGTCCTCCGGCGGCAACACCCGGCTGTACCGCATCGACCTGCGGTCCGGACGTGTGGTGTGGCAGCAGCTGGAGCGAACGGCTCCGGGTCTGTCGCCCCGCGAGCCGGAGGGCCTGGCCGTGCTGCGGGACGGGGGTACACCGCGGCTGTGCCTGGGGTTCGTCGACGGCCCGGCGGGCGGCCGCGGTTTCCGTCTGTACGACAAAGCGCTCAGCTGACATATCTGACATATCCCGTTCGGTGCGCGCGGGGTGTCATCGGCCGTCACGGGTGGGTACACATTCCGCCATCCGGGAGGAAACAGACCCCCCGGATCTCCGGCCGGGACCGCTGAGGCGACTCTCCCGCCCGGAGGCAGGTGGTGAGGGGAGGCGCACAAGGTGTCCCGCTGGCGGCCGCTGCCCGACTCGCTCGATACTGACGCGCAACGCTTGGCGGAAGAGTTGCGCGCCCTCAAGGAACGGACCGGGCTGAGCCTGGACGGGCTGGCCAGGAAGACCCCGTACAGCAAGTCCGCCTGGCACCGCTATCTCAA includes:
- a CDS encoding GntR family transcriptional regulator, with the protein product MEQGTAEREPCAGAWVPAQTGPAAPRRHSVRGQVLAALRHALVGGELAPGEVYSAPALAERYGVSATPVREAMQQLAGEGAVEVVPNRGFRVAERSPRDLAELAEVRAMLEVPAIVRLARALPPERWEGLRPLADAGVTAAARGDSVGYAEADHAFHDALMSLTGNRRLTEVTGDLLRRAQWPPAGGSRRRTAELLADASEHTALLDALVAQEYAVAERIAREHVSVARHPH
- a CDS encoding (2Fe-2S)-binding protein, producing the protein MTRAPAAPPAVHPVAEAYARLSAAFPGLRVTLWDAAPPSGDGWVCAAGLAAGGESLDAFLAWDDAQIVRDYGQRARPDVIASFALHRYAWPACLLITLPWFLHRRVPHLPVQDVSFQRELGRMAVRISTFSCLPDDPAAARPGARVVPDEEALRAEVRAAVAQHLRPVLEGFGTRMRRGPRALWGMASDEVVEGLWYLGHLLGEEPRAVAELELLLPGATAPYVGGAGFRELTGPRGRSLATRDRASCCMFYTLRPEDTCVTCPRTADEERIRRLTAGT
- a CDS encoding class I SAM-dependent methyltransferase; the protein is MEALSLDSLRTLYTKYEADLRKVKDAQRSLLRERGKAMKAQLDDVEAEISYMRLRELRPAKVVEIGTFYGWSTIWQLSALRDNGTGHLYSFDIVDHVVRNVPGELTGQWTFTKGDVRENLGSIPQDVDYLFIDADHGARFARWYIENLFPAVPGGTPTSVHDVYHGRRPKPFSEGSVIVKWLAENNVEFFTPSPAKSPAEYAEIAEIKKGLGLDEPVRDSRHNPMIFFDLPSL
- a CDS encoding VOC family protein, translating into MNLVSLRVITRDVARLVAFYEQVTGVPATWSTPEFAELVTESGTLALAGERTVALFGAGSAEPAANRTVITEFRVADVDAEYARLTSLCDEFVQKPTTMPWGNRSLLLRDPDGNLINLFTPVTPEAVQRQDR
- a CDS encoding helix-turn-helix transcriptional regulator, whose amino-acid sequence is MTTSTTRVLALLEILQGGGTRTVPDLAACLGVDERTVRRYAGHLLDLGVPVDSVRGRYGGYRLAPGYRMPPLMLTEDEALAVLLGLLAAQRAGPVTTSAAASESAAAKLRRVLPKSLGRRLAALPATADFTAQPRPAAAPDTGVLLGLAEAALHQRPVALTYTDRKGRGSDRTVLPYGLVAHSGRWYLTGADPAAGEGEVRTFRLDRITAATVQSGSFDVPPAFDPVTTVLDSLAQTPWRHEVSLRIHDSVRHLRRHLPADIATLSPIPDAAAPEGTGPGDTEPADTDPTDTDPANADRAAANRTHPDSPARPAPADDPTGWVRVRIRAERLDWIPPVLAALDRPFVIEHPAELRTRVKELAHRLVAHAAAGQESPPGPEAG
- a CDS encoding SH3 domain-containing protein translates to MIRRMMRSGVVAAVAALAMVPAVAFADSCPHPAAGRYSAQQDTAAMTTTHAYGRVVTPNDVRLNVRSGPGTAYPVVGTVRAGRVRALACKTHGGSVQGHHRWYRLTHHRGFVSAHYVHASRAVPWCRVLGN
- a CDS encoding teichoic acid biosynthesis protein C; translated protein: MVTETDVQGPGPVPGPGRRAVCRLGLSAAAAAVVPAGWALAAPAPSRKLPALSAAGRPFLAGRLRHPTVLQSFTVDERKGHLYALQVVAGGVRLTGEKTAPSHAQRAGNGDLCLNRLTLDGAAAGHMYLKGFGHGGSIGLEDSADGVTLWTEWDANPASGYGRGVCRFRFADGRVLERDSGGLGTYHPVIGSTSNAPALDVTHRQLLLRYKRDGIPRFALYDLDRFRAGWFLPLTDFAQPGAGLALPFQGMAVYGTYAYQLLGSAYGTGNPASSGGNTRLYRIDLRSGRVVWQQLERTAPGLSPREPEGLAVLRDGGTPRLCLGFVDGPAGGRGFRLYDKALS